One segment of Leptospirillum ferrooxidans C2-3 DNA contains the following:
- the mtnB gene encoding methylthioribulose 1-phosphate dehydratase: MSISQWTAEKDELIRVSSHFYHKGWMVGTSGNLSVRVAPDTFLITASGRPKGMLGDEDLVSVKGLYELPGPSGNGRKPSAEVSIHQAIYSELREANAVFHIHSVESNIVSEWASDHSVLLPPLEMIKGLGVKDPSLGYRIDVLENHLDVSRIALDLKRLFAQDQVFNEFHLPAFLIRHHGLTVWGNDVLEAFHRIELLEYVFRFMVAMGPSGSTPPMAGFH, from the coding sequence TTGAGTATTTCGCAATGGACGGCAGAAAAAGATGAGCTTATAAGGGTTTCCAGTCATTTTTATCATAAGGGCTGGATGGTCGGAACGTCGGGTAACCTTTCTGTCAGGGTTGCTCCCGATACCTTTTTGATCACGGCAAGCGGAAGACCCAAAGGAATGTTGGGAGACGAAGATCTTGTGAGCGTCAAAGGGCTTTATGAGCTGCCGGGTCCATCCGGAAATGGGAGGAAGCCTTCTGCAGAGGTTTCCATTCATCAGGCAATATATTCCGAATTGAGAGAGGCCAATGCTGTTTTTCATATCCATTCGGTTGAATCCAATATCGTGTCGGAATGGGCGTCAGATCATTCCGTTTTATTGCCCCCTCTTGAAATGATCAAAGGTTTAGGCGTTAAGGATCCGTCCTTGGGGTACCGAATTGATGTCCTTGAAAATCATTTGGATGTTTCTCGGATAGCACTCGATCTCAAAAGACTTTTTGCTCAAGATCAAGTCTTCAATGAGTTCCATTTGCCAGCATTCCTGATTCGCCATCATGGGCTGACTGTTTGGGGAAATGATGTGCTTGAAGCTTTTCATAGAATTGAACTTCTGGAATATGTTTTCAGGTTTATGGTTGCGATGGGCCCGTCTGGCTCGACTCCACCGATGGCAGGGTTCCATTGA
- a CDS encoding peroxiredoxin, giving the protein MSHLIGTAAPDFTAQAVMGDGSINEKFQFSQYLKGSIGVLFFWPLDFTFVCPTEIIAFDHRLAEFEKRGVKVVGASVDSVFTHAAWRNTPVNMGGIGPVKFPIVADLSKSVSRAYGVLLNDEVALRGTFLIDAKGIIRHQLVNDLPLGREIGETLRMVDALKFHEEHGEVCPAGWQKGQEAIKATEAGIKSYLKDHAASL; this is encoded by the coding sequence ATGTCTCATTTAATCGGAACAGCAGCTCCTGATTTTACTGCCCAGGCAGTTATGGGTGATGGCTCTATTAATGAAAAATTTCAGTTTTCGCAATATTTGAAGGGATCTATTGGAGTTCTCTTTTTTTGGCCTCTTGATTTCACCTTTGTCTGCCCGACCGAAATCATCGCATTTGATCATAGACTGGCGGAATTTGAGAAACGTGGTGTCAAAGTGGTTGGTGCCAGCGTTGACTCTGTTTTTACACATGCAGCATGGAGAAATACCCCCGTCAATATGGGAGGGATCGGTCCTGTGAAATTTCCGATAGTGGCAGACCTTTCCAAATCTGTTTCTCGCGCATACGGTGTATTGTTGAATGATGAGGTTGCATTGAGAGGAACATTTCTGATCGATGCGAAAGGAATCATTCGCCATCAGCTTGTCAATGACCTCCCCCTCGGAAGGGAGATCGGCGAAACTCTTCGAATGGTGGATGCACTGAAGTTTCATGAGGAACATGGTGAAGTGTGTCCGGCAGGCTGGCAAAAAGGTCAAGAAGCGATTAAAGCGACAGAAGCCGGAATTAAAAGCTATCTGAAGGATCATGCTGCTTCCTTGTGA
- the hisC gene encoding histidinol-phosphate transaminase, with protein MSRYWSSLIDRLTPYIPGEQPKQQNVIKLNTNENPYPPSPMIKEAMIGEMDRLRLYPDPNADILKDAISKVYEVSRENIFVGGNGSDEILAHIFHGLLKHDLPILFPEITYSFYPVYCALYDITFEKIPLDGSFQIRLGDYIRPNGGIIFPNPNAPTGCIRPIEEIENLLKQNPDSIVVVDEAYIDFGGESAIPLTKKYENLLVVQTLSKSRSLAGLRVGFAIGSLPLIEALERVKNSFNSYPLDRLAIAGATASILDRNHFEKTRQKIIETREQLSKKLENLGFFVLPSKTNFLFARHPEHDGKRLHQMLRDKGILVRHFTDPKINQYLRITIGTEEECEILTKTLSSILKAG; from the coding sequence ATGAGCCGCTACTGGAGTTCCTTAATCGATAGACTCACTCCCTATATTCCGGGAGAGCAACCAAAACAGCAAAATGTAATCAAACTCAACACGAATGAAAATCCCTACCCTCCATCTCCAATGATCAAAGAAGCAATGATTGGGGAAATGGATCGTCTCCGTTTATACCCTGACCCTAACGCCGATATTCTCAAAGATGCCATTTCAAAGGTTTATGAGGTTTCAAGAGAAAATATTTTTGTGGGTGGAAATGGATCAGATGAAATCCTTGCCCACATATTTCATGGACTTTTAAAACATGATCTGCCTATTCTCTTTCCTGAAATCACTTACAGTTTTTACCCAGTTTATTGCGCTCTCTACGATATTACGTTTGAAAAAATTCCCCTTGATGGCTCCTTTCAAATCAGACTGGGCGACTACATAAGACCTAATGGAGGAATTATTTTTCCCAATCCGAATGCCCCAACGGGATGCATTCGTCCAATCGAGGAAATCGAAAACCTGCTGAAACAGAATCCGGACTCAATTGTTGTCGTTGACGAAGCCTATATCGATTTCGGCGGAGAGTCGGCGATCCCCCTGACAAAAAAATATGAGAACCTTCTTGTAGTCCAGACGCTCTCCAAATCACGCTCCCTTGCTGGTCTGCGAGTTGGATTTGCGATCGGATCCTTACCACTGATAGAAGCTCTTGAGCGTGTCAAGAACAGCTTCAACTCTTACCCTCTGGACCGTCTGGCCATTGCAGGTGCCACTGCATCCATTCTGGACCGAAACCATTTTGAAAAAACCAGACAAAAAATCATCGAAACAAGAGAACAGCTTTCAAAAAAGTTGGAGAATCTTGGTTTTTTTGTCCTACCATCGAAAACCAACTTTCTTTTTGCCAGACATCCAGAGCATGATGGGAAGAGACTCCACCAGATGCTTAGAGATAAGGGCATTTTGGTCAGGCACTTTACTGATCCTAAAATCAATCAGTATCTTCGGATAACCATTGGAACAGAAGAAGAATGTGAAATCCTGACAAAAACACTATCTTCCATTTTAAAAGCTGGATAA
- a CDS encoding EamA family transporter has product MNEQAEINPSIPKKHKMPWVLSLLAGGLVSEGIGFVLIRKGFEHSSAFHAFFSSTAIAQLLKTIVTSPAILSGTAFEAVHFGFLLELLSLSDVSFIIPLTSLGYILTPIFANIFLHEAVPPLRWAGISLICAGVIVLMRKS; this is encoded by the coding sequence TTGAATGAACAAGCTGAAATCAATCCATCTATCCCCAAAAAACATAAAATGCCTTGGGTGTTATCCTTACTTGCTGGGGGGCTTGTATCGGAAGGAATCGGGTTTGTCCTCATCCGAAAAGGTTTTGAGCACTCTTCAGCCTTTCATGCATTTTTTTCATCCACCGCGATTGCACAGCTTCTCAAAACAATCGTCACATCGCCTGCCATCTTATCTGGCACGGCATTTGAGGCGGTGCACTTCGGATTTCTTCTTGAGCTTTTGTCGTTATCTGACGTTTCCTTCATCATTCCCCTGACATCCCTTGGATATATCCTCACCCCCATTTTTGCGAACATCTTTCTTCATGAAGCAGTCCCTCCCCTCCGATGGGCAGGCATTTCACTGATTTGTGCGGGCGTCATTGTCCTCATGAGAAAATCTTGA
- a CDS encoding chloride channel protein has product MIPFIKHLSPPRWLTPTAILGELRRVSNYWSILIISAIIGIITGFLVSITETVVYHILFLTLYNHLFQNSWIVILIPMIGVLMTRVILLQGGIDGMGGTEEVVKSYHEFRGKIRLSSVLYKIPAYICTLGFGGSAGMEGISTYIGGAVSSLSSKILGLLNVTAEDQRVLLLAGAGAGLSAMFKAPLTGAIFMLQVPFRGDLAPNALLPTVVASVASYLAMVSVKGTAPLFTMAAKTQFHTRDLIIAILIGSLCGILARLFLKAYRATKVWFLSGPAVLSWKNLLAAFILGMTGFIAQKHFGEALPLGPGYTFIQHLLSNHETFFNLLLLLLLKTMAIIFTFSAGGMGGSFFPLLCLGAATGGLIANIGSLEPFDFGVVMGMSSFLAAGYKTPLASVVFIAESTHSSAYLIPGLMATVFAYVTSGATSISSHQRDREDIHLSRRFHLKVLQAMSKTVIVVPAGITIQQFRENFLMRYFHRTYPVLSKTGSLIGIVSVQDVEKIHQSDWEKELIDSVMVNKVITVRESDTIQDAIGRMNRHDLDFLPVVSDLDPQRVVGGLSRTDIFQGEWASRL; this is encoded by the coding sequence TTGATTCCCTTCATAAAACACTTAAGCCCACCAAGATGGTTGACACCCACAGCCATTCTGGGAGAACTCCGGAGAGTCAGCAACTATTGGAGCATTCTCATTATTTCAGCAATTATCGGAATCATTACCGGATTTTTGGTCTCAATTACAGAAACAGTTGTCTACCATATTCTCTTCCTCACTCTTTACAATCATCTGTTCCAAAACTCCTGGATCGTGATTCTTATTCCCATGATTGGTGTCCTCATGACAAGAGTCATCCTCCTTCAGGGTGGAATTGATGGGATGGGGGGAACAGAAGAGGTTGTCAAAAGCTACCATGAGTTTCGGGGAAAGATCAGGCTATCCAGCGTCCTTTATAAAATTCCTGCATACATTTGCACACTTGGATTTGGTGGCAGCGCCGGCATGGAAGGTATATCAACCTATATTGGAGGAGCGGTCAGCTCCCTCTCCTCCAAGATTCTGGGCTTGCTCAATGTTACGGCTGAAGATCAGCGAGTTCTTCTGCTAGCAGGCGCTGGTGCCGGACTTTCAGCAATGTTCAAGGCGCCACTGACTGGAGCGATCTTTATGCTCCAGGTTCCATTCAGAGGTGATTTGGCACCCAATGCTCTTTTACCGACTGTGGTTGCATCTGTTGCTTCTTATCTGGCAATGGTTTCCGTCAAGGGAACTGCTCCCCTTTTCACAATGGCCGCCAAAACACAATTTCACACGAGAGATCTCATCATAGCCATTCTGATCGGATCGCTGTGCGGGATCCTCGCGAGGCTCTTTTTAAAAGCCTACCGTGCCACCAAAGTATGGTTTCTCTCCGGTCCGGCAGTTCTATCCTGGAAAAATCTGCTGGCGGCATTCATCTTGGGGATGACTGGATTTATCGCCCAAAAACATTTTGGCGAAGCACTCCCTCTGGGCCCCGGGTACACCTTCATACAACATCTCTTATCCAATCATGAAACTTTTTTCAATCTCCTGCTTTTACTGCTTCTCAAGACCATGGCCATTATCTTTACGTTCTCCGCTGGAGGCATGGGTGGATCATTCTTTCCCCTTCTTTGTCTTGGAGCCGCTACAGGAGGTTTGATTGCAAATATCGGATCCCTTGAACCATTCGACTTCGGTGTGGTCATGGGCATGTCCTCCTTTTTGGCGGCCGGATATAAAACTCCCTTGGCATCGGTGGTCTTTATCGCCGAGTCGACACATAGTTCCGCATACCTGATCCCTGGGCTGATGGCAACCGTTTTTGCCTATGTCACATCAGGAGCAACATCTATTTCCTCCCATCAGAGGGACCGTGAAGATATCCATCTGTCCCGACGTTTTCACCTGAAAGTCCTACAGGCGATGTCCAAAACAGTTATTGTCGTCCCTGCAGGCATTACCATTCAGCAGTTCAGGGAAAATTTTCTTATGAGATACTTCCATCGCACCTACCCGGTCCTCTCAAAAACCGGATCACTGATTGGCATTGTCTCGGTTCAGGACGTTGAAAAGATCCATCAGTCCGATTGGGAGAAAGAACTTATCGATTCAGTCATGGTCAACAAGGTGATCACAGTCCGGGAGTCTGATACCATTCAAGATGCGATTGGGAGAATGAATCGGCATGATCTTGATTTTCTCCCGGTTGTATCGGATCTGGACCCACAAAGAGTTGTTGGGGGACTTTCCAGAACAGATATTTTTCAGGGGGAATGGGCCTCCAGGCTTTAA
- a CDS encoding CoA-binding protein, whose protein sequence is MLTPSSPFYLPDEVILDLLDSSRTIAVVGISDKLGRPSLTVASYLKDHGYDVWPVNPLLKEVGHVACYPDLFSLPGVPDMVVVFRKSADIPDVIDEAARAKVTRVWVQEGIKSPEGWAKAKSSGLSIAMDVCIMKEYMRLKSSGSNVCNLINKGN, encoded by the coding sequence ATGTTGACGCCTTCCTCGCCATTTTATTTACCAGATGAGGTTATTCTTGATCTTCTGGACTCATCCAGGACTATTGCCGTTGTGGGGATCAGCGATAAGCTTGGAAGACCATCCCTTACAGTCGCAAGCTACCTTAAGGATCATGGCTATGATGTCTGGCCGGTCAATCCCCTATTGAAGGAAGTTGGCCATGTGGCTTGCTATCCGGATCTTTTTTCATTGCCAGGTGTTCCTGACATGGTTGTTGTTTTTCGAAAATCTGCTGATATTCCGGATGTCATCGATGAAGCTGCCAGAGCCAAGGTTACCAGAGTATGGGTTCAGGAAGGAATCAAGAGCCCGGAAGGATGGGCAAAAGCAAAATCCTCTGGTTTATCCATCGCGATGGATGTCTGTATCATGAAGGAATACATGCGATTGAAGAGTTCAGGGTCAAATGTCTGCAATCTCATTAATAAAGGGAACTGA
- a CDS encoding arsenic transporter: protein MTAILIFVLTLIFVLWQPRGLGIGWSALAGAAFALLFGVVHTQDISAVWSIIWDPTMTFIGLIVISLLLDEAGFFAWCAIHVALWGKGNGTKLFLLIILLGASVSAIFANDGTALILTPIVLSVLLSLGFSPKNALAFILATGFVADSTSLPLVISNLVNILSADYFHKSFGEYAKVMVPVNFAALGSTLLISWIYFKRSLPASYNLMGLPPPITKIHDRLVFLATFPLLILLLAAYFMTAGTKIPVSLVTGAGAILWLAIAGRWWKKGKGAVIPVWKVLREAPWQIVLFSLGMYLVVYGLKNQGLTMEVGHLLTSMSNMGSFAATIGSGFMFAFLSAAMNNLPTVLIGAIGIHQALHLSPLVKESMIYANIIGCDLGPKMTPIGSLATLLWLHVLEKKGEKISTGEYIRAGFILTIPVLFMTLVALYGWLRFLHS from the coding sequence ATCACCGCAATCCTCATTTTTGTATTGACCCTGATTTTTGTCTTATGGCAGCCCCGTGGACTCGGCATTGGATGGAGTGCTCTTGCCGGAGCAGCATTCGCTCTTCTTTTTGGAGTTGTCCATACCCAGGACATTTCCGCTGTTTGGTCAATCATCTGGGATCCCACGATGACTTTTATCGGTCTAATCGTCATCTCTCTGCTCCTTGATGAAGCAGGTTTTTTTGCCTGGTGCGCCATCCATGTTGCTCTATGGGGAAAAGGCAATGGAACAAAATTATTCCTGCTGATCATTTTGCTGGGAGCGAGCGTTTCCGCTATCTTTGCAAATGACGGAACAGCACTGATCCTGACGCCCATTGTTCTTTCCGTTCTTTTGTCACTGGGTTTTTCCCCAAAAAATGCCTTGGCCTTCATTCTTGCAACAGGATTTGTGGCTGATTCAACAAGCTTGCCTTTGGTGATATCAAACCTTGTAAATATCTTGTCTGCCGATTACTTTCATAAGAGCTTTGGTGAATATGCAAAAGTCATGGTCCCTGTCAACTTTGCCGCATTAGGATCAACTCTTCTGATTTCATGGATCTATTTCAAAAGATCTCTCCCTGCAAGTTATAACCTGATGGGGCTCCCCCCTCCAATAACCAAAATCCACGACAGACTGGTCTTTTTGGCAACCTTTCCACTACTGATCCTTTTATTGGCTGCATATTTCATGACTGCAGGCACAAAAATACCTGTTTCGCTTGTAACTGGTGCAGGAGCCATACTCTGGCTCGCAATTGCAGGTCGATGGTGGAAGAAAGGAAAAGGTGCAGTTATTCCTGTTTGGAAAGTCTTAAGGGAAGCTCCCTGGCAAATTGTTCTATTCAGCCTGGGGATGTATCTTGTTGTCTACGGCTTAAAGAATCAGGGACTTACGATGGAAGTTGGCCACCTTCTGACCTCCATGTCAAATATGGGAAGCTTTGCAGCAACGATTGGGAGCGGATTCATGTTTGCGTTTCTATCTGCAGCCATGAATAACCTGCCGACAGTTTTAATTGGAGCGATCGGGATCCATCAGGCACTTCACCTGTCCCCTCTCGTCAAAGAGAGCATGATCTATGCAAATATTATCGGATGTGACCTTGGACCGAAAATGACCCCCATCGGAAGTCTGGCAACACTTTTATGGCTTCATGTATTGGAAAAAAAAGGAGAGAAGATCTCCACCGGAGAGTATATCCGGGCGGGATTCATCCTAACCATTCCGGTCCTTTTCATGACGCTCGTCGCCCTTTATGGGTGGCTTCGCTTTCTCCATTCGTGA
- a CDS encoding haloacid dehalogenase-like hydrolase yields MSDKWVILCDFDGTITFDETFVAILTRFAPVLASELIPQMYDLTLTLKEGVRRIMESIESVHYPEMLEMISAAPIRKGFFEMLGGLAACHIPFLIVTGGVSEFVRAALKGVPEGVSSIYGMTVDHSGPFLKISSNLESESELVAKVRLLDQFPGSRFICIGDSVTDLQLALRCDIVFSRGRLSSYLEDRKIDFFPFENFFDIARILDRIICQPSLEIS; encoded by the coding sequence ATGTCGGATAAGTGGGTTATTCTCTGTGATTTTGATGGAACCATCACCTTTGATGAAACATTTGTGGCCATTCTTACTCGCTTTGCTCCTGTTCTTGCATCAGAGCTTATTCCCCAGATGTATGATTTGACCCTGACGTTAAAAGAGGGTGTTCGTAGAATCATGGAGTCCATTGAGAGCGTTCATTATCCTGAAATGCTCGAAATGATCTCTGCCGCTCCGATCCGAAAGGGGTTTTTTGAAATGCTTGGTGGTTTGGCTGCATGCCACATCCCTTTTCTGATTGTCACGGGGGGTGTTTCCGAGTTTGTTCGTGCAGCTCTTAAAGGAGTTCCTGAAGGCGTTTCTTCCATTTATGGGATGACTGTTGACCACTCTGGTCCTTTTTTAAAAATCAGTTCTAATTTGGAAAGCGAATCGGAACTTGTTGCAAAGGTCCGTCTTCTAGATCAATTTCCCGGCTCCCGTTTTATTTGCATCGGTGATTCGGTAACGGATCTGCAACTCGCTCTTCGATGCGATATTGTTTTTTCAAGAGGAAGGCTTTCTTCTTACCTTGAAGACAGAAAAATTGATTTTTTTCCATTTGAGAATTTTTTTGATATTGCAAGGATTCTGGACAGGATCATTTGCCAACCTTCGTTGGAGATCTCTTGA
- a CDS encoding cupin domain-containing protein — MATISTTSGYATDDTVAINRYLESIEVFFSNWPIPAAMEASKLRKTPSLDELEKKNLLEGFEEIFLRLQKEMGMKSRDLIVLHPGTPGLSEMLDRFSPCHTHDDEEVRYIIDGEGEFGFVLPTGEQALLKIGPGDFIRIPKNTEHWFVLTEKRCIKAIRYFSDTAGWVPKYTSTKVKIS, encoded by the coding sequence TTGGCTACCATTTCAACAACATCTGGTTATGCGACTGACGATACGGTTGCCATAAATCGTTATCTTGAATCCATTGAGGTTTTCTTTTCAAATTGGCCAATTCCTGCTGCAATGGAAGCATCGAAGTTGCGAAAAACGCCCTCCTTGGATGAATTGGAAAAAAAGAACCTCCTTGAAGGCTTTGAGGAGATATTTCTCCGTCTCCAAAAAGAGATGGGCATGAAAAGTCGGGACTTGATCGTTCTACATCCAGGAACCCCAGGACTTTCTGAAATGTTGGACCGATTTTCTCCGTGCCATACGCATGATGATGAAGAGGTGCGCTATATCATTGATGGCGAGGGAGAATTTGGTTTTGTTCTGCCAACAGGTGAACAGGCCCTATTGAAGATTGGACCAGGAGACTTTATTCGTATACCAAAAAATACAGAGCACTGGTTTGTCCTGACAGAAAAACGTTGTATTAAGGCGATCCGTTATTTTTCAGATACCGCTGGATGGGTGCCCAAATATACTTCAACAAAGGTAAAGATCTCTTGA
- a CDS encoding peroxiredoxin, protein MERYFKNRKIASVKKIRVVMTMIATVFIILTGISLPIHKAFAEQAASEGMPAPNFIGKDQDGDTHKLSDYRHQWLILYFFPKADTPGCTTEACTFRDGIMKLKKIGASVVGVSMDDRESQEHFAKKYHIPFPLLADHTGTIAKAYGAAGGFLGFDHRYTFLIDPQGKIAKRYLDVDPDRHSKQVLEDIRKLQSQKRNTHSST, encoded by the coding sequence ATGGAAAGATATTTTAAGAATAGAAAAATCGCATCAGTCAAAAAGATACGGGTTGTCATGACCATGATCGCAACTGTGTTCATAATTCTTACAGGGATTTCCCTGCCCATTCACAAGGCATTCGCCGAGCAAGCCGCGTCTGAGGGAATGCCTGCACCAAACTTTATCGGAAAAGACCAGGATGGTGATACACATAAGCTTTCCGACTATCGACATCAGTGGCTCATTTTATATTTCTTTCCAAAAGCGGACACTCCCGGTTGCACAACTGAGGCCTGTACGTTCAGAGACGGGATCATGAAGCTCAAAAAAATAGGAGCAAGCGTCGTTGGCGTTAGCATGGACGACAGGGAAAGCCAGGAACATTTTGCAAAAAAATACCACATTCCCTTTCCTCTCCTTGCGGACCATACAGGAACGATCGCAAAAGCCTACGGAGCGGCCGGTGGATTTTTGGGGTTTGATCACCGCTATACTTTTTTAATTGACCCGCAAGGAAAAATTGCAAAGCGATATCTCGATGTTGACCCTGACAGACACTCAAAACAGGTTCTCGAAGATATCAGGAAGCTTCAATCCCAAAAAAGGAACACTCACTCATCAACATAG
- a CDS encoding RuBisCO large subunit C-terminal-like domain-containing protein: MISNDSKIRVTYRFPAGTDLEKMARMVAIGQSAGTWSPKFESRKDHLSGHLAEVVALFPSDNGGGLATIDYPVSNCPDSTGALLTAIMGKYSMAFPMKVVDLLLPERYGVLPAFGIQGIRRSLEIFDRPLLMAIFKPSLGLTAREHGEIFREAAFAGIDLMKDDEILPDIPECTALDRLASIRVVVDELWRVHRRRVLYAVNLSGRADQLIEKARILVSEGANALLLNVFAYGYPVLESLAADPLINVPLFCHPALSGVYTGPSDYGFSARVVLGTLMAHAGGDAVLFPTRFGNFPVLPEEESSLVDTLHKSSIFPVPSGGVNPGSVFPLVQAYGTNQIINAGTAIMDHPDGVSAGVRAFQIALSEAGFKVQ; this comes from the coding sequence TTGATCTCAAATGACTCCAAAATTCGTGTCACCTATCGCTTCCCAGCCGGAACCGATCTTGAAAAAATGGCCAGAATGGTTGCCATCGGTCAATCTGCAGGGACTTGGAGCCCCAAGTTTGAAAGCCGGAAAGATCATCTCTCCGGACATTTGGCAGAAGTTGTTGCGCTTTTCCCGAGTGATAATGGGGGTGGACTGGCGACCATCGATTATCCGGTCTCAAATTGCCCGGATTCGACGGGGGCCCTGTTGACGGCCATCATGGGCAAGTATTCGATGGCTTTTCCGATGAAAGTCGTTGATTTGCTGCTACCGGAGAGATATGGCGTTCTCCCGGCCTTCGGGATTCAGGGAATTCGCCGGTCTCTGGAGATATTTGATCGTCCGCTTTTAATGGCTATTTTTAAACCTTCTTTGGGTTTGACAGCCAGAGAGCATGGGGAAATCTTCAGGGAAGCTGCATTTGCCGGTATCGACCTGATGAAGGATGACGAGATTTTGCCGGATATTCCGGAATGCACGGCTCTTGATCGCTTGGCTTCCATTCGAGTGGTGGTCGACGAACTTTGGCGGGTTCATCGACGAAGGGTCCTGTACGCAGTCAATCTTTCCGGACGAGCCGATCAGTTAATCGAAAAAGCCAGAATCCTGGTCTCGGAAGGAGCAAATGCGTTACTTTTGAATGTTTTTGCCTACGGGTACCCCGTTTTGGAGTCGTTGGCGGCTGATCCTCTTATCAATGTCCCATTGTTTTGTCATCCAGCGTTGTCGGGTGTTTATACCGGTCCGTCCGATTACGGGTTTTCTGCGCGTGTCGTTTTGGGGACATTGATGGCTCATGCAGGTGGAGATGCAGTGCTCTTTCCAACCCGTTTCGGCAATTTTCCTGTCTTGCCGGAAGAGGAGTCTTCTTTGGTCGATACTCTTCACAAATCTTCCATTTTCCCTGTTCCATCCGGGGGAGTGAATCCAGGATCTGTTTTTCCTTTGGTTCAAGCTTATGGAACCAATCAGATCATTAATGCAGGCACAGCTATTATGGATCATCCTGATGGAGTTTCCGCAGGGGTTCGTGCGTTTCAAATCGCGCTTTCTGAAGCGGGTTTCAAAGTACAATAG
- a CDS encoding cytochrome-c peroxidase, whose protein sequence is MHNHDRFQMKVFSFASFLASFLVFPISSWAGALVPLPPNPDIPSANLQSAQKISLGKELFFDPRLSANGKISCASCHVPSKGYADPRAVSIGVGGKHGTRNAPSALNAAYFSRQFWDGRAGSLEEQGIGPLTNPVEMANPSNQSVVRRLQKESRYRRSFEAVFGGQVSIDRIAKAIAAYERTLVTPMSAYDQFLMGNKTALTPQEQHGFALFKGKGRCVLCHNGALLSDQEYHNLGVAGSKDVGRYAVSHDPIDKGRFRTPGLRNVALTAPYMHDGSVKTLMDVVEFYNQGGGKNPYPKDALLIPLHLTKSDERDLVAFLNALTGETKHEMSMK, encoded by the coding sequence ATGCATAATCATGATCGTTTTCAAATGAAAGTTTTTTCATTTGCTTCATTTCTTGCCTCATTTCTCGTTTTTCCGATCTCTTCATGGGCGGGTGCCTTGGTGCCCCTTCCACCTAATCCGGATATTCCATCAGCGAATTTGCAAAGTGCGCAAAAGATTTCTCTTGGAAAGGAGTTGTTTTTTGATCCCAGGCTATCTGCTAATGGAAAGATCAGTTGCGCGTCCTGCCATGTTCCTTCAAAAGGTTATGCAGATCCCAGAGCTGTTTCGATTGGGGTTGGTGGTAAACATGGGACGAGAAATGCCCCATCAGCCTTGAATGCCGCTTATTTCTCTCGTCAGTTTTGGGATGGTCGAGCCGGAAGCCTCGAAGAGCAGGGGATTGGCCCCCTGACAAATCCTGTAGAGATGGCTAACCCCTCAAACCAGAGTGTTGTGCGTCGCCTTCAGAAGGAGTCACGATACCGCCGTTCTTTTGAAGCTGTGTTTGGAGGTCAAGTCTCCATTGACCGGATCGCAAAGGCTATTGCAGCCTATGAGAGAACTTTGGTAACACCAATGTCAGCCTATGATCAGTTTCTGATGGGGAACAAAACCGCCTTGACGCCACAGGAACAACATGGTTTTGCTCTTTTTAAGGGTAAGGGAAGGTGTGTTTTGTGTCACAATGGTGCATTGCTTAGCGATCAGGAATATCATAATCTTGGTGTGGCGGGGTCAAAAGATGTGGGACGGTATGCCGTTTCTCATGATCCGATTGACAAGGGGCGCTTCAGAACTCCCGGACTCAGGAATGTTGCCCTAACGGCTCCCTACATGCATGATGGGTCTGTGAAAACCTTGATGGATGTTGTTGAGTTCTATAATCAGGGTGGAGGGAAAAATCCCTATCCCAAAGATGCCCTCCTTATTCCTCTCCATCTGACCAAGTCGGACGAGCGGGATCTTGTTGCTTTTTTAAATGCCCTGACAGGTGAGACGAAGCATGAAATGTCCATGAAATAA